The sequence below is a genomic window from Polyangiaceae bacterium.
CGCGACCTGGGCATGGCCCAGGTGCGTGTCTGGGCGGCGGATAATCAGCGCCGGGTGTTGAGGCTGCGTGCCAGCGTGGGGAGGCACCGGGAGCGAGACGAGGAACACCGCTTGGTACCTTTCGGGCTCGGTTCCGCGGGGCAAACCGCCGTTGCAAACGAAGCCACGATCCGCACCTTGGGCGAGGCGCCGGATGCCTCCTGGTCGGATCACGAGGGAATCAGGGCGTTTGCCAGCTTTCCGTTGCATATCCACGGTTCGCTGATTGGCGTGTTGGCGGTCTACTCCGAGCGGCACTTGGAGTCAGACACCTTGGCGACGCTGCTGGCTGCCTCGGACCTGATCGCCGTCGGGATGCGCCGCTCCCAAGTCGAGGCGCGGGTGCGCGCGAAGCGCCAGGCGCTCGAAATCATCAACAACGTGGGGCGCACCCTGGCGGCCGAGCTCAATCAAGACAAGTTGGTCCAGGCGATCACGGACTCCGCGACCCAGCTCGCTGGCGCAGACTTTGGCGCGTTCTTCTACACAGCGCAGGATGCCCAGGGGGGCAAGCTGCTGCTCTACAGCCTGAGCGGCGCGGAGCGTTCCGCGTTCGAGCGCTTCCCCATCCCGCGAGCGACGGCGCTGTTTCGCCCAACCTTCGCTGGCGAGGGCGTGATCCGTGTCGACGACATTCGCCAAGATCCCCGCTACGGCAAGAATGAGCCTCACTTCGGCATGCCCGAAGGGCACCTGCCCGTCGTGAGCTACATGGCCGTGCCTGTGCTCGCTCGCGGTGGGGAAGTGCTTGGTGGCTTGTTCTTTGGGCACAAAGAGCCCGGGATCTTCACCGAGCAAGCCGAGCAGCTGGTGTCCGGTGTTGCAGCCCAAGCCGCGATCGCGATGGACAACGCGGCGCTCTTCACCAAGGCGCAGAACTTGATCGAGCGGCTGGCACGCAGCAACCGTGAGCTCGACCAGTTCGCGTACATCGTTTCCCACGACTTGAAGGCGCCTCTCAGGGGGATTGGTCACCTCTCGGAGTTCATTGAAGAGGACCTAGGCGAGCGCATCACCGAAGAAGGTGCCGAGCACCTACGCATGCTTCGGCAACGCGTCCGGCGTCTCGATGAGCTGATTGACGGCGTCCTCGACTATAGTCGAGTCGGCCGCTCGAATAGCCTTCCGGAAATGATCAGGGTGAGGGCGCTGGTAGACGAAGTGGTGACCTTGCTGGCCACTGAAGTACAACCTAACGTCAACATACCGGAAGACTTGGTCGTACTAACGGATCGCACGCAGCTCGCACAGGTCTTCATGAATCTGATCGGCAACGCGTTCAAACACGCGAACAAAGCCGCTCCGGAGATCGAAGTGGGAGTCGACCAGCAGGGATCGAGCTTGGTGTTCTACGTGCGCGACAACGGGCCAGGGATCCCTGAGGCAATGCAAGATAGGATCTGGGGGATCTTTCAGACGCTGCCGAGCGGCGGAACGTCGGGCACCGGCATTGGACTGGCGGTGGTGCGCAAGCTCGTGGATCTGCGCCAGGGCCGTGCGTGGGTCGAGTCCGATGGGGCCAACGGTTCGACGTTTCGCTTCACCTGGCCAGACGTCACCGCGCAGTGAGTGCCTACTCGCGCTCTCTGAGCAGCGTCAAAAGGCGCCCGTGCGTCTTTTGATGTATGAGCGTGTTCATCAGCCCCTGGTCGCGTCCGAGCTGCGCGATGGCGCTCAAGCTCCGCAGGTGCGCGGTGGCGTGATCTGCTGGAGAAATCACGAGGAACACCAGGCGCACGGGCTCGCCGTCGGGGCCGAACTGCTCGAGCCCGCCTGGAACGAGGGCTACGAAGGCCATGCTGCGCTGGGCCGAGCCATGGTAGACGTGGGGGATGCAGATCCCCGCGCCAATCGCCGTGGGCATGCTGCGCTCGCGCTCGAGTATTTCCGCGCGGTGTTGGGCGACGTCCAAATCGGGCAGCGCCTTCGACGCGAGCTCTAGCAGCTGCTCCAGCACCTCCTCGAACTTCACGCTGTGCTTGTCGAGGATCAGCGCATCGCGCATGAGGCCTTGGAGGCCAGGGATGCGTTGACGCAGCACGATCAGGGAGTGCAGCTCCGCAGGTGTCTCTCCGTCGATGATCGAGATGCGCCCCTCATCGACGCCCAGCAGGGGACGTAAGGCGTCGCCGAAACGTGTGGTGTCCTCCCCCGTGCCGACTTCGACCGCGTCGATGGCGAGGCGCTCCGCGTCGACCTGAGATCGCACCTCGGCGGGGCCCGGCGCATCGAGCCACAGCGGGCGACCCGCGCGTGAGTCGCTGATCCCTGGTGCATCCCATCGGTAGCAAGCGGCGCCACCGACCACGTCGGTCCAGGCTTCGCAGATCTTGTCGTTGGTCTCCGGATCGCCTGCCACGGCGAGCACGGCCTCCGCGTCGGCGACGCGTGGATCGCTGAGCGATGCGGGGTCCAACGGATCTTCCGAGATCGTTTCGTCGTCTCCCTCACCCCCAACTACCGCTTCGCCCGTGGAGAAGACGAGGGTTGGGGCGCCGCACTGGCGCAGGGTGCGATGCAGCTGCGTCGCAAGCCACGGATCGCCGATCAGGAGCCAGGTCGCTCGGGAGCGCCGCTGCAGGCCGAGCATGCGCGCCACGAAAGGCGAAGTGAGACCCTGAAGCACCACGGTGGTGCCGATCACGGCGTAGGTCAGCGTCTCCAACAGGTGAGCATCTGGATGTCCAAGACGCTTCAGGCGAATCGCGAACAGCGACGC
It includes:
- a CDS encoding GAF domain-containing protein, with protein sequence MFRVLVVQAHSDSLARALDGVDAQVSRASALPSFAAGFDLCVLHPHAVDDLGALEPFAVANIPVLLVDDGLSEARLAEFCTAGCTHLLQQPSDALLQAQVKCIARQRAARPPESRAGSRVFETPMMGMLLSGPEGQVYDANETLLNLIGYSREELNRGELNWRALTPPEWLGASEDALGAVSAEGTAAPFEKEYLRKDGSRVPVLLASTQESRGRNLVVALDIRNQVQTRQRLALLSEASALLISSLDYRETLEGLANILVPALADWCAIDILGQGGEVQRLTVTHRDPEKRELARRLRGERSIDIRSDTVVARVLRTGQAEWVREVPDEMLQAVARGPDHLELMRSLGLKSYAVVPLSTGKQVLGCLSLVHAESNRVFVAEDMGYLRELATRAALSLERAALYEAAERGKEQALLVAHIGEVLTRHDTLEAALGDCASAIARDLGMAQVRVWAADNQRRVLRLRASVGRHRERDEEHRLVPFGLGSAGQTAVANEATIRTLGEAPDASWSDHEGIRAFASFPLHIHGSLIGVLAVYSERHLESDTLATLLAASDLIAVGMRRSQVEARVRAKRQALEIINNVGRTLAAELNQDKLVQAITDSATQLAGADFGAFFYTAQDAQGGKLLLYSLSGAERSAFERFPIPRATALFRPTFAGEGVIRVDDIRQDPRYGKNEPHFGMPEGHLPVVSYMAVPVLARGGEVLGGLFFGHKEPGIFTEQAEQLVSGVAAQAAIAMDNAALFTKAQNLIERLARSNRELDQFAYIVSHDLKAPLRGIGHLSEFIEEDLGERITEEGAEHLRMLRQRVRRLDELIDGVLDYSRVGRSNSLPEMIRVRALVDEVVTLLATEVQPNVNIPEDLVVLTDRTQLAQVFMNLIGNAFKHANKAAPEIEVGVDQQGSSLVFYVRDNGPGIPEAMQDRIWGIFQTLPSGGTSGTGIGLAVVRKLVDLRQGRAWVESDGANGSTFRFTWPDVTAQ
- a CDS encoding cation:proton antiporter is translated as MNAHHAAITLCIAAAAGVFLITLAGRLRLPSITLLLLGGILLGPQALGIVHPETLGDGLETVVTLAVAIVLFEGGLTLDIAGFRRESAVIVRMLTIGVLITWAGTSAALMLAMPSLKLELAIIAGSLVIVTGPTVVSPLLRRIRLQPRLHHVLYWEGVMVDAVGVFVAVLCFEWIAAGGDESALIPLGRFASRFVVGVGVGVGVGFALSEALNRRWIDADHTNIVVLASALLALGIANTVLTESGILAVIVAGLTVSLRSRAQLKALKRFKLELTEVGIGLLFVLLAARLDLSAFPRAGSGLLLVLAVVLFVARPLNIAISTWGAKFSWREKVFLSWLAPRGIVAASMASLFAIRLKRLGHPDAHLLETLTYAVIGTTVVLQGLTSPFVARMLGLQRRSRATWLLIGDPWLATQLHRTLRQCGAPTLVFSTGEAVVGGEGDDETISEDPLDPASLSDPRVADAEAVLAVAGDPETNDKICEAWTDVVGGAACYRWDAPGISDSRAGRPLWLDAPGPAEVRSQVDAERLAIDAVEVGTGEDTTRFGDALRPLLGVDEGRISIIDGETPAELHSLIVLRQRIPGLQGLMRDALILDKHSVKFEEVLEQLLELASKALPDLDVAQHRAEILERERSMPTAIGAGICIPHVYHGSAQRSMAFVALVPGGLEQFGPDGEPVRLVFLVISPADHATAHLRSLSAIAQLGRDQGLMNTLIHQKTHGRLLTLLRERE